The following is a genomic window from Armatimonadota bacterium.
CGATGTCGCCGTCGCAGCGGTGATCGTGCAGGGGGTGGGGGAGTGAAGGTCGTCACCGCGGCTCAGATGCGTCAGATAGACCGCCGGGCGATCGAGGAGCGGGACATTCCCGGCCGCGTGCTCATGGAGAATGCGGGCAAGGCGGTCGCCGACCTGGTACGGCGCGCCGTCGCGGACCCGGGCATCGCGAGCGCCATCGTCTTCTGCGGCAGGGGCAACAACGGCGGCGACGGCTTCGTCGTCGCGCGGCACCTCGCGGAGTGGGGGATGTCCGTCCGCGTCGTTCTCGCGGCCCGCGCCGGCGAGGTCACGGGCGACGCAGCACATCACCTCGAGGCCGCGCGCAAGGCGGCGGTGCCAGTTGTGGAACTCGCGGAATCACTCTCCTCCTGGTGCGGGGCGAAGCCGCTCGCGGATGCTGCCGCGCAAGCCGACATCCTCGTAGACGCGCTTCTCGGCACGGGTGTTCGCGGCGAGGTGACCGGGATTATCGGCGAGCTTGTGGATCTCATCAACGATTCGCGCAAGCGCGGGCGCGGTCTCGTCGTCGCCGTGGACGTGCCATCCGGCATAGACTCCGACACCGGCGCGGTGTGCGGGCGGGCGGTCGAGGCGGATCACACCGTCACCATGGGCCTGCCGAAGCTCGGCGTGCTGGTCGGGGAGGGGATCGCGCACACGGGCGAGTTGACTGTCGCGGACATCGGCTTCCCGGTGGATGTCATCGCCGAGTCGCCTTGCGAGGCCGAGCTGATCGAGCGCGTGTGGGCCGATTCAGCGCTGCCCTCGCGGCGGCGCGATGCGCACAAAGGCGACTTCGGGCGCGTCGCGGTCATCGCCGGTTCGGTCGGCATGACCGGAGCCGCCGTGCTGTGCTCGACGGCCGCGCTGCGAATGGGCGCGGGGCTCGTGACCCTCGGCGCGCCGGCCTCCCTCAACGATATCCTCGAGGTCAAGCTCACCGAGGTAATGACCCGCCCGCTGCCTGAGACACCCGCGCGCACTCTGTCCTTCGCCGCGCGCGGCGACGCTCTCGCTTTCGCGCGTGAGGCTGACGTCGTCATCTTCGGACCGGGCGTCTCGCGCAATGAGGAAACAGTGAGGCTGATCCGTGACCTGGTGCCCGCAATCGAGCGCCCGCTTGTCCTCGACGCCGACGGCATCAATGCGCTCTCCGGCGATCCTTCGCCCCTGAGGCAGCGCCAGGCGCCCACGGTGTGTACGCCGCATCCCGGCGAGATGGGCAGGCTCCTGGGCGCTTCGGCGGAGGAGGTCCAGCGCGATCGGCCGGGCGTTGCGCGCCGGGCTGCTGCGGACTTGGGCTGCGTCATGCTCCTTAAGGGCGCGAAGAGCATCGTCGCCGACTCCGGCGGCGAGGTCCGCATCAGTCCCACCGGCAACCCGGGCATGGCATCCGGCGGTACCGGCGATGTGCTGGCGGGAATGATCGGCGGCCTCATGGCGCAAGGGCTCAATGCGTTCGACGCCGCGAGCGTCGGGGCATTCTTCCACGGCCTCGCCGGCGACCTCGCCGCGGAAGAGAAAACGGAACACTGCCTCATCGCCGGCGATCTGCTCGACTTCCTCACTGCGGCCTTGAAGGGGGGCAACCGGGCGCGTGGCCTTTAGCCCGCGCCTGTAGGATGGGCTTGCCCAAGCCCGCCGAGCAGATACACCGGGCGCGGGTCACCGCACCCGGAGACGCTGCGACCTCACCGCAGGCGCAGCAGCCGCAGCAGGCGCCCCCCGGCCTTTCTGGCCGCCCTGGCCACGGAGCCCCCGCGCGGCACCCCTGCCTGACGCAGCAGGTCGAGGATCCAAAGGTCGAGTTCTCGCATGACCTTCAACTCTTCATCGGTCGCGGGCAGCCGATCCCACCACTTCGGCTCGCCCACCGGCCCGGTCGATGACGCCTCTCCGCCACCCGTCGCGCGTGTGAGCGCGCTGCGGAGTTCGGCGGTGCTCTCGCGCGCAATACCCGCATCCGTTGCGGGCCCACACAGGTTCAGCAGACTCAATTCGAGGTCGAGCAGATGACACAGCAGCCGGCTCGCGGGCCGCGGCGCGGTGAACAGCCCTCGCAGCTCCTGCGCCTCGTCAGTTAGCGCGGGGCAGCGGGAACCTTGGGCCGGCTCCTGCTCGGTATCTTTCCGCTCCAGGTGCAGACAGGGCACGCCTCGATCCACTCGATAGCTGCGTCCGCACGGCGTGCAGCGGAGCGAATCCTCGGCCTGCTCCAAGGGCAGCAGGCACGCGGGGCAGGCGAGCATCTCGCGAAGCAACGGATCGAGCTGCTCGGGAATGTCGTGCGGCGCGTGGGCCGGAGCCACCTTGTGCGCCAGGATGGTATCGAGCAACGCCGGGTCGCCGCCCTGCGAGATGTCAATGGGCGGAGCATCGCCCTTCGCTTTGATCGCGACGATGCCGTAGTCCGCAGGGGTAGCCCGACTGGGGCGCGTCATCTCGCGAATGATGCGGCGCACCCGGTCCGCCCGCGGCTCGCGGCCTGCTTGCTCCAGCTCGGCGTAGCGCCGTGTCACCCTGGCCTGTCGCTCATGTGTCATCCCCTGGCCGAGAACCGTCGCGAAGTCCTGCGGCAGGAAGAAATTCAAGTCGGAATGTGGCGATTCCCGATCGGCGAGCAGCAGACGGATCTCCCGCTCGCGCGCCAGCGTGCACGCGTGTTCCGTCGCGAAGACCGCGTATCGCCGCGCGACCCGCGCCGCCTCGCACATCACGGCCACGGGATCCGCCACGTGCTCGAGCACCTCGCAGCACAGCACGACGTCGAAGCTCTCATCTCGATACGGCAGCCAATGCGCGTCGCTGGCGACAACGGGCAGGCCGAAGAACTCGCGCGCGCGAAGGTTCGCCTCGAGCGAGAGGTCGGAACTCACCACGCGAGCCCCGAAGACCCGGCGCGCCAGGCTGGCGTGGTAGCCCTCAGCACCACCCACGTCCAGCAGGGTCTCAAAGCGCATCTGCGCCAGGCGCCGGAATATGGCGTATGTGCGCGCGAGGCGCCGGGCCTGATTCACCTCGGACTGATCGCTGCCGACGCCGTATATCGGCTCGTGGGCGAAGTACCGGCCCTCGGACACGCCCATCCGGTATCGCTCATCGAGCCATTCCGCGTTCTCGCGCGTGCGTGGGTGCACTCCTAGCTTGGCCTTTCCGGCGGCGGAAATGGGGCTAGAATATCCATTTCCCCCTCGGCCCTTCTTCGCCCTGCGGCCGTGCTCGAAGAGGGTATCCGCGCCCCCCGAGGCGGCCGGCAGTTGGGCTTGTTCCCGCCGGGGCCACTCGCATCGGCCTGGCGCGCGCGCCTCAACACCGTCCTTGCCACCTCCCGCGCCTTTGTGGTAAGATGTTCGCGCGAGGGAGAATTGGGACGATGGGAACGGCACTACAGGTTCTTCAGATGATAGCCGCAGTCGCCATCATCACCGCGATCCTGCTCCAGACCACCAAGAGCGAGCAATCCAGCGGTAGCAGCGGCATGGGCTGGGGCGTAATCGGCGGCAAGAGCACCTCCAGCATCCGCACCCGCTGGGGCGTCGAGGAGCACCTCAACCGCATCACCATGTGGGTGGCGATTGCCTTCCTGGCGCTCTCCCTACTGGCTTCCGTTTGGAGCATGCACGGCTGGTAGGACGCGCCGGCGGGCTACTAGGACACCTCGCATCACTCGCATCCCAGAGCAATACCGTGCGGCCGTGGCGGAATGGCAGACGCGCTAGGTTGAGGGCCTAGTGGGGGAGTACCCCGTGCTGGTTCAAATCCAGTCGGCCGCACCACAGGCCCGCGAGCGGCTCGGCAGACGCTGTCCGGGCCGCTTCGACGTTGCGGGCGGGCGGGCAGTCCCGTGCCGGGGGTTGTCCGAGCAGTGCCGTGGGTGCTATAATACCGTCAACCGGGACTGCTCGTACTACGCCTAAGAAGCGTGTGTCCCACGCGCGATGCGTGCGCGCTCACTGTGCAGGAGACGATTGCCGGGCGAGGCTTCCTCGCGATCCTTTCCTGCCCCGTCACGGGGCTGCACAGACCATAGGAAGGGGGTAAGCCGCTTTGCGTGCTTACGAGTTGATCTACATTCTCGACCCCGCTCTCAACGAAGAAGAGCTGAACGAAGCCGTCCAGCGCTTCACCCAAGTCGCGAAAGACCAGGGCGCCGAAGTTGACGAGCCCGAGCGATGGCCGAAACGGCGGCTCGCCTACCGCATCAAGGGGAAGGGCGAAGGATGCTACGTCGTCACGAAGATGCGTGCGGAGCCGCCGATGATGGCGGAGTTGGCGCGAGTTCTCAAGCTGGCCGAACCGGTGCTGCGGCACATGGTCGTGGCCCCGGATGAGAAGGAGCGGCCGGCGCAAGGAGCGGCGGAGAGTGTTCAATAAGGTCATCCTCGTCGGACGGCTGTGTAACGACCCCGAGCTCAGGTACACCCCAAGCGGCATCGCAGTGGCCAATTTCAGGCTCGCCGTTGACCGGCAGTTCACCAATGCGCAGGGTGAGCGCGAGACCGACTTCATTGACATCGTCGCATGGCGCCAGGATGCCGAGTTCTCGGCCAATTACTTGGGCAAGGGACGGCTTGTCCTGATTGACGGCAGAATGCAGGTCCGCAATTGGACGACCCAGGACGGGCAGCGTCGGCGCAGCGTCGAGGTTGTCGCCGACCGCGTGCGCGGGCTCGATCGGCCGCGCGAAGGGCAGGCCGAGGCTGCCGAGGGCGACACCCACGAGACCGAGGCGGCGCTTCCGGACGCCGCCGAAGGGCTACCCGATCCGTTCGCGGATCAGTAGCCGAGCGGAGTTGGGCGGTTCTTCGATTTGCGCGAATTGGTGTTTCCAGCGACGGCATGCATAGCTGTGGAGTTTCGGGGATGGACCGCGCGGCGTACAGCGCCGCTCCGTGTACGCATCACCCGAGATTCCTGCGGACCGGGGTTGCCGAGCAGGTTCGCCCGGCTTGGCTTCCGCCGCTAACACAAGACCCCATTGGGAGGACTCATGAGCGACTCATATAGGTCCGGTAGATCGGGAGGCAGGCCGCGCCGGCCGCGCCGCCGCGTCTGCCAGTTCTGCGTGGACAAGATAGAGCACATTGACTACAAGAACATAGACATCCTGCGCAGGTTCATTTCAGAGCGCGGCAAGATAATGCCGCGGCGCGGCAGCGGCACCTGCGCGCATCACCAACGCGCTGTCGCCCGCGCCATCAAGCGCGCACGCGAGATCGCGCTCGTACCGTTCGTTTCGGAGTAAACCGCCGCGCGGGGCGTCGTCCGGGCGCAACAGAAGTCGGCCTGCCGGTGTACCTCCACGTCGGCCGGCTTTGCCGCACTGATGCGCTGCAGGCGCATCTTGGCGCGGCGCGCCGCATGGCAGTGCCATCTGCGAAAAAAGAGGCCGAAGTTCATGCCCGATAACCCTTTGGAGTGCGATACGCCGACGGCATCCCTCGACGATCCGGCGATCTACGGAGCCCTCGATTCCCATGACATGTTGGCAACGGTCGAGGACTTCCCGGATCAATGCCGCACCGGCCTCGCGCTCGGGGATGAACTGAACCTGCCCGACGCTTACCGCACCGAGTACAGCGCAATCGTCGGCCTCGGCATGGGCGGCTCCGCGATTGGAAGCGATCTCCTCGCTGACATCTACGCCGAGGAGATTGGCGTGCCGGCACTGACCGTCAGGGACTACGCGCTCCCTGCCTGGGTCGGCAAGGGCACGCTCGTCTTCGCCATTTCCCACTCCGGCGATACCGAGGAGACGCTCCACGCCTTCGAAGCGGCGCGGCAACGAGGGGCGAAGGTTATCGCGATCACCAAGGGCGGTGAACTCGCACGGATCTGCGCGGCCCATGGCGTGCCTCACGTGATCGTCCCGGGCGGACGTCCGCCGCGTGCCTCGACGGGATACCTGCTCATGCCCGCGGTCGCCATTCTCGAGCGCCTCCGTCTCATCGGCGATCAAACCGCAGCGCGCCGCGAGTGCATCGAGATCCTCGACGCGCAGGCGGCGGAGTACGGTCGGCACGCGCCCGCCGACGCCAACCGCGCGAAGCAACTCGCCGATCTGCTCCATGGCAGGCTGCCGGTCATCTACGCTGCGACGCCGGCGCTGGGAAGCGCGGCTTATCGCTGGCGCACGCAGTGCAACGAGAATGCAAAAGTGCTCGCTCTGTCCAACGAGCTGCCGGAGCTGGATCACAACGAGATCGTCGGCTGGGAACTCGGACGCGGGCTGGCCGGTGATCTGCGCGTCGTCGTGCTTATGGATCCAGGCATCTCCGACCGCATGCGGATGCGCGTCGAGATCACGTGCGAAATACTCGCCCCCGACGTTGACGTCCATTTCGAGACGGCGCGCGGCCAGTCCGCCCTCGCGCGCGTCCTCAGTGCCGTCAACCTCGGCGATTTCGTCAGCGTGTACCTCGCCTTTCTCAACGGCGTGGATCCCCACGGCATCCGGGCCATAGACGAACTCAAAGAGCGGTTGGCGGCCAAAGACTAGCAGCGGACATTTGCGTGCCCGCCGGCGCCGCAGCCCGCCTTATGGGAGATAGCATGACAGAGGAGCTGCGCCGGAGCTTCGTCAATCCCCCGACCGATTTCCGCCCGCTGCAAATCATCCACGGCTTCGATTCCCTCGGTCAAGATGCGGACCGCATCGGCAGCGGGCTCGACGCTTTGGCCGCTGTGGGCTGCGGCGGCGTCGTCGCGAACGTCGCCTGGCCGGGTTATCTGCGCGACGAAGACCGGTGGCACACATTCCTCCTCGGCGCCGAGGCCGCGCGTCGTCGCGGCCTAGCGCTGTGGCTCTACGACGAAGAGGGCTATCCCAGCGGCGCCGCGGGCGACATCGTCCTCGATGGTCACCCCGAACTCGAGGCGCGAGGGCTCATAGGCGCCACCGCCGAAGTCGCGCCCGGCGAGACAGCGCGCGTCGCGTTGCCGGATGGCGCCGAGGCGTGGGTCTGCGCCGTCGCGCTGCTGCCGGCAGAGAAGGGCATCGCCGAGCGCGTTATCCTGAATGTCACCGGATCCGCGCCCATCGAGTGGCGAGCGCCCGATGCATCAACGCCGTGGGCGCTTTACTGCTTTGCCTCGCGCGTGATGTTCGAAGGAACGCACGCGACGACCAACGTCTTCGCCAAGCGCCGCTACGTCAACCTCCTCGACCCTCGCGTCGGCCGGCGCTTTGTGGAAGTGACCCACAAGGAGTACGCCCGTCGAATGAGCCCGGAGGCGCTTGCTCACGTGGCAGCTACCTTCACCGACGAGCCGTCGCTCATCGTGGCGTATCACGACACCGTGGAGTCGTGGCGGCCGGGGGCGCTGCCGTGGTGCTCGGAGCTGCCGCGCGAGTTCGCGGATCGCGCGGGCTACGCGCTCGAAGCGCGGCTGCCCGAACTGTTCCTCGACATCGGCGATGACTATGAGTCGGTGCGGGTCGCGTTCTACCGCGTGGTATCGGAACTGATCGCGGAGAACTTCTTCGCGCCGATTCAGGAGTGGTGCCGCGCCAACGGGATTGCGTCGAGCGGCCATCTGCTGTGCGAGGAGCGGCTGAGCTGGCACGTGTGGTTCGAGGGCGATTTGTTCCGCTGCCTGCGCCGCATGGATTGGCCGGGGATAGACGTGCTCAGCTCCGCTCCCGAAGATCTGCTCGCTGGGGATGGCTTCCTGACGCCGAAGTTCGTCAGCTCCGCCGCCCACATCTGCGACCGGCCGATCGTCATGAGCGAGACCTCGGACTTCGTTCAACGCATGGGCGGGGGTGCCGCGTCGCTCGCGCAGATGGCGGGCACCGCCGGGCTGCAGTACGCGCTCGGGGTCAACCTGATTACCTCGTACTACCCGTGGCGCAGTTACGGCCCAGACGATGCCGCGGACTGGCTGAAGGGCGCGCCGGCGCCGGGAAGCAACGCCTACCGCGCGTACTGCGATTATG
Proteins encoded in this region:
- a CDS encoding NAD(P)H-hydrate dehydratase, which gives rise to MKVVTAAQMRQIDRRAIEERDIPGRVLMENAGKAVADLVRRAVADPGIASAIVFCGRGNNGGDGFVVARHLAEWGMSVRVVLAARAGEVTGDAAHHLEAARKAAVPVVELAESLSSWCGAKPLADAAAQADILVDALLGTGVRGEVTGIIGELVDLINDSRKRGRGLVVAVDVPSGIDSDTGAVCGRAVEADHTVTMGLPKLGVLVGEGIAHTGELTVADIGFPVDVIAESPCEAELIERVWADSALPSRRRDAHKGDFGRVAVIAGSVGMTGAAVLCSTAALRMGAGLVTLGAPASLNDILEVKLTEVMTRPLPETPARTLSFAARGDALAFAREADVVIFGPGVSRNEETVRLIRDLVPAIERPLVLDADGINALSGDPSPLRQRQAPTVCTPHPGEMGRLLGASAEEVQRDRPGVARRAAADLGCVMLLKGAKSIVADSGGEVRISPTGNPGMASGGTGDVLAGMIGGLMAQGLNAFDAASVGAFFHGLAGDLAAEEKTEHCLIAGDLLDFLTAALKGGNRARGL
- a CDS encoding methyltransferase domain-containing protein, with amino-acid sequence MRFETLLDVGGAEGYHASLARRVFGARVVSSDLSLEANLRAREFFGLPVVASDAHWLPYRDESFDVVLCCEVLEHVADPVAVMCEAARVARRYAVFATEHACTLAREREIRLLLADRESPHSDLNFFLPQDFATVLGQGMTHERQARVTRRYAELEQAGREPRADRVRRIIREMTRPSRATPADYGIVAIKAKGDAPPIDISQGGDPALLDTILAHKVAPAHAPHDIPEQLDPLLREMLACPACLLPLEQAEDSLRCTPCGRSYRVDRGVPCLHLERKDTEQEPAQGSRCPALTDEAQELRGLFTAPRPASRLLCHLLDLELSLLNLCGPATDAGIARESTAELRSALTRATGGGEASSTGPVGEPKWWDRLPATDEELKVMRELDLWILDLLRQAGVPRGGSVARAARKAGGRLLRLLRLR
- the secG gene encoding preprotein translocase subunit SecG, which produces MGTALQVLQMIAAVAIITAILLQTTKSEQSSGSSGMGWGVIGGKSTSSIRTRWGVEEHLNRITMWVAIAFLALSLLASVWSMHGW
- the rpsF gene encoding 30S ribosomal protein S6; the encoded protein is MRAYELIYILDPALNEEELNEAVQRFTQVAKDQGAEVDEPERWPKRRLAYRIKGKGEGCYVVTKMRAEPPMMAELARVLKLAEPVLRHMVVAPDEKERPAQGAAESVQ
- the ssb gene encoding single-stranded DNA-binding protein produces the protein MFNKVILVGRLCNDPELRYTPSGIAVANFRLAVDRQFTNAQGERETDFIDIVAWRQDAEFSANYLGKGRLVLIDGRMQVRNWTTQDGQRRRSVEVVADRVRGLDRPREGQAEAAEGDTHETEAALPDAAEGLPDPFADQ
- a CDS encoding 30S ribosomal protein S18, with the protein product MSDSYRSGRSGGRPRRPRRRVCQFCVDKIEHIDYKNIDILRRFISERGKIMPRRGSGTCAHHQRAVARAIKRAREIALVPFVSE
- a CDS encoding bifunctional phosphoglucose/phosphomannose isomerase; protein product: MPDNPLECDTPTASLDDPAIYGALDSHDMLATVEDFPDQCRTGLALGDELNLPDAYRTEYSAIVGLGMGGSAIGSDLLADIYAEEIGVPALTVRDYALPAWVGKGTLVFAISHSGDTEETLHAFEAARQRGAKVIAITKGGELARICAAHGVPHVIVPGGRPPRASTGYLLMPAVAILERLRLIGDQTAARRECIEILDAQAAEYGRHAPADANRAKQLADLLHGRLPVIYAATPALGSAAYRWRTQCNENAKVLALSNELPELDHNEIVGWELGRGLAGDLRVVVLMDPGISDRMRMRVEITCEILAPDVDVHFETARGQSALARVLSAVNLGDFVSVYLAFLNGVDPHGIRAIDELKERLAAKD